The stretch of DNA CAGGCTACGCCCCTACCAGGGCGAGGCTTTGCGGGCGGTGATTGGCGACTTGGAGAGCGCCGACCGTGCCTTGTTGATCCTCGCAACCGGCCTGGGGAAGACAGTGGTTGGCGGGGAGGTCATCGATCGCCACCTGCGCCAGAGCCCTCAGGACAAAGTCCTGATCGTCGCCCCGGCAAAGGATCTGGTGGAGCAGCTTGAGCGAGCACTGTGGCACCACCTGCCCAAGAGCGTGCGCACTCAGCTTTTGACCGGCGACCACCGTCCTGACGACCTGCGAGGCGTTACTTGCGCAACCCCAGCGAGTGCTCTCAGCTACGCTCGCGCTGGCTACCGACCTGCGCTGGTCATGGTCGACGAAGCACATCACGTCTCCGAGGATGGGCAACTGGCTGAGCTTCTTGATGTCCTCCACGCGAGTCAGATTTTTGGGGTCACGGCTACGCCCTGGCGCGGTGATCGCTTCGATATTCGCACGCGCTTCGGCGAACCCAGCTACACGCTGGGTATCGAGGACGGCATGCGGCTGGGTTACCTGTCCGAAGTCCGCTACCGGCTCTACTCGGACAACATCGACTGGGACTTCGTCCGTGGTGTCAGCGACCACAGCTACTCGATCAAGGATCTCAACGCTCGCCTTTTCCTCCCTGAACGGGACGAAGGAGTGCGCGAGAAGCTGATGGAGGTATGGGGGCGCACCCAGCACCCCCGCGTGGTCGTCTTCTGCCGCACCATCGAACACGCCGAACGATTGGCGGCGCTGCTCGCCGAGGTGCCGCAGTGGCGCGGGGCGCTCGCCGTTCATGCGGATCTCAGCAAGCGGGAACGCCAGTCCCGACTGATGAGCTTCCGGAGCGGCGAGGTCCCGATCCTGACCGCCGTAGACATCCTCAACGAGGGTGTGGACATCCCGGACGTGAACATCCTCTGCTTCGCCCGAGTCACGCACAGCCGCCGGATCTTCGTCCAGCAACTCGGCCGCGGCCTGCGCCTGCGCCCGGGAAAGTCGCACGTGGAGGTCCTGGACTTCGTCAGCGACATCCGCCGCATCGCCGCTATCTTGAACATCCGCCGGCAGATCGCCGAAGACGAAGTCGAGACCCTGCGTCTGCGGGAGCGCGGTACGAGCTTCGACTTCGCTGACAAGCGCGCGGAGAGCCTGATGCGTGAATGGATCGAGGACGCGGCCAGTCTGGAGACCTCGTTGGACAAGAGCCGTCTTCAGTTTCCCGACCCGGCTGCCTTTGGGGGGTGAAGGATCGATGAGTGACATCGACGAGGAGATCCGCCGCGAGGTGATCGCCGAAGTCTACCGACAGGTCGACGAACTCGACTGGGACGGTATGACCCCGCGTGAGCGCTCTCAGTGGTATGTGCGTTGGATCGACGACCCACGCATTGGGGGCAAGCTCACACGCTTCATCGAGCGCGATCGCGTCCGGGTGTGGATCAAGGATGGACCGATCAAAGAACTACCCAGGGCTCGCTACGGCATCGGCCCTTACGCGCAGTTCGCGGTCAGCCGCTACCCCGGGGTGGAGCAGATCGCACACCAGGCGATTGGGCCGGCCTGGGTTGCTGACCCTGAGACTGTTGACATCAAGCCCAACCGCTGCCTGGTCCGAGGGCCGGAATCGGACGTCCTGATGATCTGGGGGCCGGCGGCCAAGCTCGCCGATCTTGTGTGGGCCGGCATCAACGCTCGTGTTGATGGCAGTGCTGAACCGCTCATCGTCGTTACCTCCCCTCAGGGAACGCGTCTCAGCGGAGGCGAGATGCTCCGGCAGAGGGTTCTCGCCAAGCAGGCAAGCATCGAGCTGCGCCACATCACCCTGCGACTCGCCCGTGTGTGACGGCGACGCGCTCCAAGGCGCCGCCAGGTTCTCCGGAACGTGTACGCCAGCGATCGATGCCTGCACCAGTGTGCGTGAGCGATGCGTGAGCGGATGGGGTGGCACGAGATGGATTGAGTGGCACGCGGACTGAGTGGCATAGCCCGCTGGCCTGCAGAAACGAGACTCTGCCGCATTCCTCAGCGCCACCCGTCACGATCTTGCAGGCCCTCGTAATGCGTAGGTCTCGGGTTCGAATCCCGAAGGCGGCTCCGGAGAACCCCAGGACTCACTCGCCGTGACCTGGGGTTTTTCCTTGTCCGGGCAAGCTAGGCCGCACGACGGGGACGCCGTGAAAGTGCTTGCATGAGCGATGCGTGAGCGGCGGGTTGACCAAGCCTGCCGCCATCCGTCGTCGGCACGCCCAACATGGCCAGGTGGGATCTCCCGACTGTTACATGCGCACCCCCTACCGGGCTCCGGGGTTTGGCGGGGGCATAGGAGGCGTGCCAAGCGCGTGCTGTACGGCAGCTGTGAAGCTCAGTCGTGTTCCCGCGTGTCGCTTCGAGCGGCCGCTGGCGGCGCGTCCAACGGTGCGGGTGCGACCGTCCTGCGGGTCACTCTCCGGCGAGGCGCGCGTAGTCACCCTGGAAGAAGACCAGGGGGCGGGGGGCGCGGGCGACCGCCAGGTCGAGTACGCGGCCCAGGACGAACAGGTGGTCGCCGGCCGGAACGACGTCCGCCACCTCGCACTCGATCCACGCGGCGACGTTGTCGAGTATCGGGGCCCCCGTGGCCGACCGTTGCCAGGTGAGCCGGCCGAACTTGTCGCCCCCGCTGGTCGCGAACACCGAGGACAGGTCCGCCTGGTGCTCCGCGAGAACGTTGGCCACGAAGGTGTCGGCTCGTTCGATACGGGGCCAGCTGGTGGAGGTCACACTGGGGAAGAAGCCGATCATGGGTGGGTCCAGGGACACCGACGCGAAGGAGCCCACGGTCAGGCCGACCGGCTCGTCCCCGTCCATGGCCGAGACGGCCACCACACCGGTAGGAAAGTGTCCCAGCACCCGGCGGAAGTGCGCCGAGTCGAAGGCGGGGGCATCCAGACGAGTCGCCATCGTTCTCCTCATGAGAAGGTGACCACCGCACAGACGCACGGCAGTTGATCGCTCCTGTGGAAAGCGTAGGAGCTGATTCGGTCGGTGGAGAGGGCGAGTCTGTGCCGGTAATCGTTCACCTGGGAGCGGCACCACCACGCAGCCGTGGCGTACGTGTTGGTGCCAGTCATATGACGTTTGCGAACTGGTTGGGCTCCTCCCCCCGGTGAAACACTGCGGTCATGTCAGGAATGACCAGGCCCGGTTCGGGTTTCCGGCGTCCGATCGGGACGCGGCTCTCCTCTTCCACTCCGTTCCTGGGCGCACAGGGGCCACGCCTCCGCCCCGTCGCCGCGTCCGTGCCGCGGTCTCCGGTTCTCCGTCCGGACATCCCCTTGTGACGACCGACCCCTTGAATCGATTCGTGGAAGGACCCCCCCACCATGCGCGCACTCGGCATCGAAGAGTTCGGCGGGCCCGAAGTACTGAAGGTCATCGACCGCCCGTTGCCCGTACCCGGCCCGGAGCAGGTCCGCGTCCGGGTCACCGCCGCCGGGGTCAACCCCACCGACCTGCTGCTGCGTGCGGGGGACCTGGCCACCGCCGTGGCCGGGCAGGAGCCCCCCTACGTCCCCGGTATGGACGCCTCCGGAGTGGTCGACGCCGTCGGTGACGGGGTCGACCTCGCGGTCGGCGAACCGGTCATGGCGTTCGTGAACCCCTTCCATCCCACCGGCGGGGCCCAGGCGGAGTACGTCGTGGTGCCTCGCGAGCAGGTCGTCGCCGCGCCCAGGGGCCTCGACCTCCGTGACGTCGCCGGCCTGCCCATGAACGGTCTCACCGCACACCTTGCCCTCTCCCTCCTCGGCCTGCCCGAAGGGGCGACCTTGGCCGTCACCGGGGCGGCGGGTGCGCTGGGCGGATACGTGGTGCAACTCGCCAAGTACCGCGGGCTCCGGGTCGTCGCCGACGCCGCCGACCGTGACCGCGAGCTGATCCAGGGGCTCGGCGCCGACGTGGTCGTACCGCGCGCCGCCGACGCCTCCGATCTCGCCGCCGCCTACCGT from Streptomyces tsukubensis encodes:
- a CDS encoding DEAD/DEAH box helicase family protein; this encodes MTAKFMALDFLRRVGPFGFTRQLERLALHLGFTDVVNIDGANDQGGDILATREGRLWVFQAKWKEGAAVPPSAIDEVLEAKAHYGADHAVVVTNSRFGPLTHKRRDSLAAVGMRVELWADQELADLYSDDRFAAERLPSRRLRPYQGEALRAVIGDLESADRALLILATGLGKTVVGGEVIDRHLRQSPQDKVLIVAPAKDLVEQLERALWHHLPKSVRTQLLTGDHRPDDLRGVTCATPASALSYARAGYRPALVMVDEAHHVSEDGQLAELLDVLHASQIFGVTATPWRGDRFDIRTRFGEPSYTLGIEDGMRLGYLSEVRYRLYSDNIDWDFVRGVSDHSYSIKDLNARLFLPERDEGVREKLMEVWGRTQHPRVVVFCRTIEHAERLAALLAEVPQWRGALAVHADLSKRERQSRLMSFRSGEVPILTAVDILNEGVDIPDVNILCFARVTHSRRIFVQQLGRGLRLRPGKSHVEVLDFVSDIRRIAAILNIRRQIAEDEVETLRLRERGTSFDFADKRAESLMREWIEDAASLETSLDKSRLQFPDPAAFGG
- a CDS encoding flavin reductase family protein — its product is MATRLDAPAFDSAHFRRVLGHFPTGVVAVSAMDGDEPVGLTVGSFASVSLDPPMIGFFPSVTSTSWPRIERADTFVANVLAEHQADLSSVFATSGGDKFGRLTWQRSATGAPILDNVAAWIECEVADVVPAGDHLFVLGRVLDLAVARAPRPLVFFQGDYARLAGE
- a CDS encoding NADP-dependent oxidoreductase; the protein is MRALGIEEFGGPEVLKVIDRPLPVPGPEQVRVRVTAAGVNPTDLLLRAGDLATAVAGQEPPYVPGMDASGVVDAVGDGVDLAVGEPVMAFVNPFHPTGGAQAEYVVVPREQVVAAPRGLDLRDVAGLPMNGLTAHLALSLLGLPEGATLAVTGAAGALGGYVVQLAKYRGLRVVADAADRDRELIQGLGADVVVPRAADASDLAAAYRAAVPEGADGVVDAAIVGADALGVVKDGGGFVKCRPFELASERDIVVQGVVVMTHPAKRSALEEISALAEKGVLTLRTADVLAPEHAAEAHRRLEAGGVRGRLILAF